One window of Jannaschia sp. CCS1 genomic DNA carries:
- a CDS encoding serine hydrolase domain-containing protein: MKQFEELVRRATETGGYLAAGVSRLHTGEPAQTMLRGRLHPSDPAGDLDPELRMRCASITKAATARLACELAVLGQIDLASPIARLLPDVDDAITFDMLLSHTSGLRDTDGYLTPAGVSPTQLAHPPATTPGTFFHYANLNYVLLGAGLEAATQARFDHLLNDHVLRPAKIDGGLNWAGVADRRPLPLFQRIDGALSLVVDGPDADWSADLIWAEGRGFELETYQLVRDTCLMSPHAGLRLSLPEMARLARHLGADSEAAILQRDVLWRYNGRNGDGCNGLFPAFGRGVTIFESHAQIPGPLIGHAGHALGFSGGAWWNPQTGVAHAYALTGAADETLANGDEPFFPETELHLLRLF; this comes from the coding sequence ATGAAGCAATTTGAGGAACTTGTGCGACGGGCGACTGAGACCGGAGGCTACCTTGCTGCCGGAGTATCGCGATTGCACACCGGCGAACCGGCCCAGACAATGCTGAGGGGGCGCCTGCATCCGTCTGATCCCGCTGGTGATCTTGATCCGGAACTAAGGATGCGATGTGCCTCCATTACTAAGGCCGCGACGGCGCGCTTAGCTTGTGAACTGGCCGTTCTGGGCCAGATTGACCTCGCATCACCCATTGCCCGTCTGCTGCCAGACGTCGATGACGCGATCACCTTCGACATGTTGCTAAGCCACACGTCCGGCCTTCGCGATACTGACGGATACCTGACCCCGGCGGGCGTCTCGCCAACGCAGTTGGCACATCCGCCCGCGACGACGCCCGGCACATTCTTTCACTACGCCAACCTCAACTATGTCCTGCTTGGCGCGGGGCTTGAGGCCGCGACGCAGGCCCGGTTCGATCATCTGTTGAACGATCACGTCCTGCGGCCAGCCAAAATCGATGGCGGACTGAATTGGGCAGGCGTTGCAGATCGCCGTCCTTTACCGCTATTCCAGCGCATTGACGGGGCGTTGTCGCTTGTCGTGGATGGGCCGGATGCGGATTGGAGCGCCGACCTGATCTGGGCAGAGGGACGCGGTTTTGAGCTGGAGACTTACCAGCTTGTGCGCGACACCTGCCTGATGTCCCCTCACGCAGGTCTGCGTTTGTCATTGCCGGAAATGGCCAGGCTTGCGCGCCATTTGGGTGCGGATAGCGAGGCCGCAATCCTGCAGCGCGACGTGCTTTGGCGGTACAACGGCAGAAACGGAGACGGGTGCAACGGACTCTTTCCGGCTTTCGGACGCGGCGTCACGATATTTGAAAGTCATGCGCAGATCCCCGGACCATTGATCGGCCACGCCGGGCACGCCCTGGGCTTTTCCGGGGGCGCATGGTGGAACCCGCAAACGGGCGTGGCCCATGCCTATGCCCTGACGGGGGCCGCCGATGAAACCTTGGCCAACGGAGACGAACCTTTCTTCCCGGAAACCGAATTGCACCTTCTTCGCCTGTTCTGA
- a CDS encoding peptide ABC transporter substrate-binding protein has protein sequence MTRHALLAATSALVLALPAYAQETHPETGEALAANQDFSYRLLDQFPSLDPQLIEETAGGHVGRQLFEGLLTQNADGSLRPGVATEWSSDDNQTWTFTLRDDARWSNGDPVTANDFVYAWRRAADPVTASEYSWYVELTQMTNAAEIIAGEMPTEELGVRAIDDHTLEVTLNAPLPYFPQMAVHYTLMPTHQPTIEAHGSDWTQPENIVSNGAYILTEIAINEYFRLERNPEYWGADDVIIDSVTGYVINDANQALSRFQAGEFDMMDDLPAGSYPDLEAEMPDTVHATPRLCTYYYLINQSESGAEALQDVRVRTALSYAIRREVITDQILQAGQRPAYSFTHWATADFEMPDIAYANMTQDARMEEAMRLMTEAGYGPDNPLELDLIYNTSENHRQIAIAASQMWAPLGVEISLSNYEWQSYLDVRGNQNFDLGRAAWCGDYNEASTFLDLLTSNNDNNDGKFVNADYDALMAEAAVTADPSALYEQAEQILADQMALIPIYHYSQNFVLDPTIHNWPMENVENNWYVRDLYRVASE, from the coding sequence ATGACACGTCACGCCCTACTTGCTGCCACAAGCGCGCTTGTACTCGCCCTGCCCGCCTATGCGCAGGAAACGCACCCTGAAACTGGTGAAGCGCTGGCTGCCAATCAGGATTTTTCCTATCGCCTGCTGGATCAGTTTCCATCGCTCGACCCGCAGCTGATTGAGGAAACCGCGGGCGGACACGTCGGGCGGCAGTTGTTCGAAGGGCTCTTGACACAAAACGCGGACGGGTCCCTGCGCCCGGGTGTGGCAACAGAATGGTCAAGCGACGACAACCAGACATGGACTTTTACGCTGCGCGACGATGCGCGCTGGTCAAACGGCGATCCGGTCACAGCCAATGACTTCGTTTATGCTTGGCGTCGCGCCGCTGATCCGGTGACCGCATCCGAGTACTCTTGGTACGTCGAGCTGACACAGATGACCAACGCGGCCGAAATCATCGCCGGTGAAATGCCGACGGAGGAATTGGGCGTGCGCGCCATCGACGATCACACGCTGGAAGTCACGCTGAATGCGCCCCTGCCCTACTTCCCGCAGATGGCCGTGCACTATACCTTGATGCCGACGCACCAGCCCACGATTGAAGCCCATGGATCTGACTGGACCCAACCTGAGAATATCGTCAGCAATGGCGCTTACATCCTGACCGAGATCGCAATCAACGAGTATTTCCGGCTGGAACGTAACCCCGAATATTGGGGTGCCGATGACGTGATCATTGACAGCGTTACGGGCTATGTCATCAACGACGCCAATCAGGCGCTCAGCCGCTTTCAGGCCGGTGAGTTTGACATGATGGACGACCTTCCGGCGGGATCATATCCCGATCTGGAAGCCGAGATGCCAGATACGGTCCATGCGACGCCGCGCCTGTGCACCTATTACTACCTGATCAACCAGTCCGAAAGCGGGGCCGAGGCATTGCAGGACGTTCGCGTGCGCACGGCTTTGAGCTATGCCATCCGGCGTGAGGTGATCACCGACCAGATCCTTCAAGCGGGTCAGCGCCCCGCCTACAGCTTCACCCATTGGGCAACAGCCGATTTCGAAATGCCCGACATTGCCTACGCCAACATGACCCAGGACGCACGCATGGAAGAAGCCATGCGCCTGATGACCGAGGCTGGTTACGGGCCGGACAACCCACTGGAACTGGACCTTATCTACAACACGTCAGAGAACCACCGGCAGATCGCAATCGCCGCCTCACAGATGTGGGCACCGCTGGGGGTTGAGATCTCGCTGTCGAACTACGAATGGCAGAGCTACCTTGATGTCCGCGGCAACCAAAACTTCGATCTCGGCCGCGCGGCATGGTGTGGCGACTACAACGAGGCGTCGACATTTCTTGATCTGCTGACATCGAACAATGACAATAACGATGGCAAGTTCGTGAACGCCGACTATGACGCCCTGATGGCAGAAGCGGCGGTGACGGCCGATCCGAGCGCTCTCTACGAGCAAGCCGAACAGATCCTTGCTGACCAAATGGCACTGATCCCGATCTACCACTATTCCCAGAACTTCGTGCTGGACCCAACCATCCACAACTGGCCGATGGAGAACGTGGAAAACAATTGGTACGTGCGCGATCTCTACCGCGTCGCGTCCGAGTGA
- the oppB gene encoding oligopeptide ABC transporter permease OppB: MAAFILKRILVAIPVLLILIVLTFVLMYAAPGSPFASERGVPPAVLANLEREYGLDRPFLAQIGTYVWNIVTQFDFGPSFQYRDQDVNDLIEQGFPVTLTYGFWSFLVAILVGAPLGILAAIRHNSALDYAAVGISVGAQVLPNFVLAPILVLIFTVWLGWLPGGGWQGGQIEYVILPVIALSTSFMASIARIARASMLEVMTSNFIRTARAKGLPERTVVLRHALKPALLPVISYLGPAFVGMITGSVVIDLYFSTGGIGQFFVASALNRDYGVMMGITVLLGALTIFFNLLVDILYAWIDPKIRY, translated from the coding sequence ATGGCAGCCTTTATCCTCAAACGCATTCTCGTCGCGATCCCGGTTCTGCTGATCCTGATCGTGCTGACCTTCGTGCTGATGTATGCAGCCCCCGGCAGTCCGTTCGCGTCCGAACGCGGCGTGCCGCCTGCTGTGTTGGCGAATCTGGAGCGCGAATACGGGCTGGACCGTCCGTTTCTGGCGCAGATCGGCACCTATGTCTGGAACATCGTCACCCAATTCGACTTCGGGCCGTCCTTCCAGTACCGCGACCAGGACGTCAACGACCTGATCGAACAGGGCTTCCCCGTCACTCTTACGTATGGGTTCTGGAGCTTTCTGGTGGCCATCCTCGTGGGCGCGCCCCTGGGGATCTTGGCCGCGATCCGCCATAACTCCGCGCTGGATTATGCCGCTGTCGGCATTTCCGTCGGGGCGCAGGTGTTGCCCAACTTCGTGCTGGCTCCAATCCTGGTGCTGATCTTCACCGTCTGGCTGGGGTGGCTGCCCGGTGGCGGCTGGCAGGGCGGACAGATCGAATACGTGATCTTGCCGGTTATCGCCCTGTCGACCTCCTTCATGGCGTCCATCGCGCGCATCGCCCGCGCCTCTATGCTGGAGGTGATGACCTCCAACTTCATCCGCACCGCACGCGCCAAGGGCCTGCCGGAGCGCACTGTCGTGCTGCGCCATGCCTTGAAACCGGCGTTGTTGCCCGTGATTTCCTACCTTGGCCCGGCCTTCGTGGGCATGATCACCGGGTCCGTGGTCATTGACCTCTACTTCTCCACCGGCGGCATCGGGCAGTTCTTTGTCGCCTCCGCGCTGAACCGCGATTACGGCGTGATGATGGGCATCACCGTCCTGCTGGGGGCGCTGACGATCTTCTTCAACCTTCTGGTCGATATCCTCTACGCATGGATCGACCCGAAGATCCGGTATTAG
- a CDS encoding ABC transporter permease subunit gives MLATRQTADALATSEPAGPPRSLWADARARFSRNRAALAGLIVLGLVGAFALFGPLIARSSIETINWSILGNVDNAGGPCFFSGPDNEIPPCAETGLWFGTDAQARDLFARTVQGTQISLMVGIVGALIAVVVGTLYGAIAGYYGGRVDNVMMRIVDVLMSIPYMFVLILLLVIFGRSILMLFIGIGLISWLDMARIARGQTLSLRGKEFVEAAIATGVPPFRIILRHIVPNLLGVVIVYATLLVPSMIIYESFISFLGLGVQEPLTSWGALINDGSDQMRQGLWMLMFPLFFFVVTLFAFFFVGDGLRDALDPKDR, from the coding sequence ATGCTTGCCACACGCCAAACCGCCGACGCGCTTGCGACGTCTGAACCGGCCGGGCCGCCACGGTCCCTCTGGGCCGATGCGCGCGCACGTTTCTCGCGCAACCGCGCGGCCTTGGCCGGGTTGATCGTGCTGGGATTGGTCGGAGCCTTCGCACTCTTCGGTCCGCTGATAGCACGCAGTTCGATCGAGACAATTAACTGGTCGATCCTGGGCAACGTCGACAATGCAGGCGGGCCTTGTTTCTTCTCGGGGCCCGACAACGAGATCCCCCCCTGCGCCGAGACCGGCCTTTGGTTCGGCACCGATGCCCAGGCCCGCGATCTGTTCGCGCGCACCGTGCAGGGCACGCAGATCAGCCTGATGGTCGGCATCGTCGGCGCGCTGATCGCCGTGGTCGTCGGCACGCTTTACGGCGCCATCGCCGGCTATTACGGGGGCCGCGTTGATAATGTCATGATGCGCATCGTCGATGTGCTGATGTCTATTCCCTATATGTTCGTTCTGATCCTGCTGCTGGTCATTTTCGGGCGCTCCATCCTGATGCTGTTCATCGGCATCGGGCTGATCTCCTGGCTGGACATGGCGCGGATCGCGCGGGGCCAGACCCTGTCGCTGCGCGGCAAGGAATTCGTGGAAGCCGCAATCGCCACCGGCGTGCCACCCTTCCGCATCATCCTGCGCCACATCGTGCCCAACCTGCTGGGGGTCGTGATCGTCTATGCCACGCTATTGGTCCCCTCCATGATCATCTATGAGAGCTTCATCTCCTTCCTCGGCCTCGGCGTGCAGGAGCCGCTGACGTCCTGGGGTGCATTGATTAACGATGGCTCAGACCAGATGCGGCAGGGCCTTTGGATGCTGATGTTCCCGCTGTTCTTCTTTGTAGTCACCCTGTTCGCCTTCTTCTTCGTCGGCGACGGGTTGCGCGACGCGCTCGATCCAAAGGATCGGTGA
- a CDS encoding oligopeptide/dipeptide ABC transporter ATP-binding protein — protein MINAEQQDALLSVRDLSVAFSTPDGTVRAVNKISFDLAAKDTLAIVGESGSGKTQLAFAILGLLARNGTSTGSVMLEGQEILNLPERKLNAIRSDRISMIFQDPMTSLNPYLRIGTQMAEVLQLHKGMSKTEALDDSAKMLDAVRIPDAKSRLRMYPHEFSGGMRQRIMIAMSLLCRPRILIADEPTTALDVTVQAQIMDLLSDIREDFGTAVILITHDLGIVAGASARTMVMYGGRVMETGPTDKVFAEPSHPYTSGLLAAVPRLDVPQAALQTIPGDPPDLMNIPDGCPFSPRCPLVHTSCHDHMPSLDQFDADRLRACHAAREEVSP, from the coding sequence ATGATCAATGCGGAACAACAAGATGCACTGCTATCCGTCCGCGACCTGTCCGTCGCCTTTTCGACGCCCGATGGCACGGTGCGGGCTGTCAACAAAATCTCATTCGACCTTGCGGCCAAGGACACACTGGCCATCGTCGGCGAAAGCGGGTCCGGCAAGACACAGCTCGCCTTCGCGATCCTCGGGCTTCTGGCGCGTAACGGCACGTCCACTGGCTCGGTCATGCTGGAGGGGCAGGAGATCCTGAACCTGCCGGAGCGCAAGCTGAATGCCATTCGCTCCGATCGTATTTCGATGATTTTCCAGGATCCCATGACCTCCCTGAACCCGTATCTGCGGATCGGCACGCAGATGGCGGAGGTGCTGCAACTCCACAAAGGCATGTCGAAAACCGAAGCGCTGGACGATTCCGCCAAGATGCTCGACGCCGTACGCATCCCCGATGCCAAAAGCCGTCTGCGCATGTATCCCCATGAGTTTTCCGGCGGGATGCGCCAACGGATCATGATCGCCATGTCGCTGCTCTGCCGCCCCAGGATCCTGATCGCCGATGAACCCACCACCGCCCTGGACGTGACGGTACAGGCGCAGATCATGGACCTGCTCTCAGATATCCGCGAGGATTTTGGCACTGCGGTGATCCTGATCACCCATGATCTTGGCATCGTTGCGGGGGCCAGCGCGCGCACAATGGTCATGTACGGTGGAAGGGTGATGGAGACCGGGCCGACCGATAAGGTGTTCGCCGAACCCTCCCATCCCTACACCTCCGGTCTGCTTGCCGCCGTACCGCGCCTTGATGTGCCGCAAGCCGCGTTGCAAACCATACCGGGCGATCCGCCGGACCTGATGAACATCCCCGACGGATGCCCGTTCTCGCCGCGCTGCCCGCTGGTCCACACGTCCTGCCATGACCACATGCCGTCACTTGATCAGTTCGACGCGGATCGCCTGCGCGCCTGCCATGCCGCGCGAGAGGAGGTGTCGCCATGA
- a CDS encoding ABC transporter ATP-binding protein — protein sequence MKDDPLLSVESLDVTFDIPKRGAMPWTAPNKLQAISQASLTIHRGETLGLVGESGSGKSTLARAVIGTVPASSGRVLWKGQDLTGLSATDRRAHGRHVQMIFQDPLAALNPRMNLGQIVAEPLLTHRPDTDAATRQRLVGEMLERVGLLPNLQNRYPHEFSGGQCQRIGIARALITEPELVICDEPVSALDVSVQAQVVNLLAELQQEMGLSLLFIAHDLSVVRHISNRIAVLYLGRLVEVGTAEQVVGTPAHPYTQALIASVPIPDPPKEKARHRPILDGELPSPIDPPSGCVFRTRCPIAKADCAVARPEMRMVDAAHSVACPYQS from the coding sequence ATGAAAGATGATCCGCTTCTGAGCGTCGAAAGCCTCGATGTAACCTTCGATATTCCCAAACGCGGCGCGATGCCCTGGACAGCGCCGAACAAACTGCAAGCCATCAGTCAGGCCAGCCTGACAATTCATCGTGGTGAGACTCTGGGGCTGGTAGGCGAAAGCGGATCGGGCAAATCGACGCTGGCCCGTGCGGTTATCGGCACCGTCCCCGCCTCCAGCGGTCGTGTGCTGTGGAAAGGGCAGGACCTGACAGGCCTGTCCGCCACGGATCGCCGCGCCCATGGCCGACATGTCCAGATGATCTTCCAGGATCCCCTCGCCGCGTTGAACCCGCGCATGAACCTCGGTCAGATCGTGGCCGAGCCGCTTCTGACCCATCGCCCTGATACCGACGCCGCCACGCGCCAACGTCTGGTCGGCGAGATGCTGGAACGAGTCGGCTTGTTGCCGAATCTGCAAAACCGCTACCCGCACGAATTTTCCGGCGGGCAATGCCAACGGATCGGCATCGCCCGGGCGTTGATCACTGAGCCGGAACTGGTCATCTGCGATGAGCCGGTCAGCGCGCTCGACGTTTCGGTGCAGGCCCAAGTGGTGAACCTGCTGGCGGAACTGCAGCAAGAGATGGGGCTGAGCCTTCTGTTCATCGCCCATGATCTGTCGGTGGTCCGCCACATCTCCAACCGGATCGCCGTGCTGTATCTTGGCCGACTGGTCGAGGTCGGAACAGCCGAGCAGGTCGTTGGCACCCCCGCGCATCCCTATACGCAAGCCCTGATCGCATCGGTCCCGATCCCGGACCCGCCAAAGGAAAAGGCGCGCCACCGTCCAATTCTTGACGGAGAACTCCCGTCACCGATTGATCCCCCCTCCGGCTGCGTCTTTCGCACCAGATGCCCCATAGCCAAAGCGGATTGCGCCGTAGCACGCCCCGAAATGCGGATGGTCGACGCGGCTCATTCCGTTGCCTGCCCCTACCAAAGCTAG
- a CDS encoding GNAT family N-acetyltransferase — protein MRPEEFTEVVGHLVSEHAAEISANYDVDIARARLQAENDLDDDLELGLDTPGHHQLSVVTDELGTDQTIGVLWCKPETTGPSVFTNDFYIKPPRRGHRHAKRALDALQTMFQDAGYSELRLRVAADSEIAQRLYLTTGFRVTGINMKKSIWPQLNERSSACAPMK, from the coding sequence ATGCGACCCGAAGAATTCACAGAAGTCGTCGGCCACTTAGTCTCCGAACACGCCGCAGAGATTTCAGCAAACTACGATGTAGACATCGCCAGGGCCCGGCTCCAAGCAGAGAACGACCTGGACGATGACCTTGAACTTGGCCTGGACACACCCGGCCACCATCAGCTCTCGGTCGTGACTGACGAACTCGGCACCGATCAAACCATCGGAGTCCTCTGGTGCAAGCCCGAGACAACAGGTCCATCCGTCTTCACCAATGATTTCTACATCAAGCCACCCCGCCGGGGACACCGCCACGCCAAACGTGCGTTGGACGCTCTGCAAACGATGTTTCAGGACGCCGGATACTCTGAGCTAAGACTGCGAGTGGCCGCCGACAGCGAAATTGCGCAGCGACTTTACCTTACGACTGGGTTTCGTGTGACCGGCATCAACATGAAGAAATCAATTTGGCCACAGTTGAACGAGAGATCTTCAGCCTGCGCTCCTATGAAGTAG
- a CDS encoding ABC transporter permease, which yields MTAQGATVLGLKATPFILFVLIFVGFGIASEPFLSVQSFENIVKQASFIGIVAIGLTFVMLTGGIDLSVGTNMYVSTVVAGLLMAEYDVSPWLAFLGCVATGVAFGAVNAFLIVRLGMVPFIVTLGTLVAGRGLGLQLTESRGVMLPNDMLRFGSGDTFGVPNPILVFLIVAVFAQILLSSTPIGRHIYAVGADAKAAEKAGIGKGRTVAAAYLICGGCAGLGGFVGVSQLGIVNAGFGEFAELLAIAAAVLGGTSLFGGVGSVLPGTVLGAVLIQMVQSGLVFLRVDIYLQPLIQAFIIFVAVILDSVRNAILGRMARRMIRVEGKD from the coding sequence ATGACCGCCCAAGGCGCCACGGTTCTGGGGCTGAAAGCAACGCCCTTCATTCTCTTTGTCCTGATCTTTGTCGGCTTCGGAATCGCGTCCGAACCATTCCTGTCCGTCCAGAGCTTCGAGAATATCGTCAAGCAGGCAAGCTTCATCGGCATCGTCGCGATCGGCCTGACCTTCGTGATGCTGACAGGCGGCATCGACCTGTCGGTTGGCACGAACATGTATGTCTCGACGGTCGTGGCCGGACTGCTCATGGCAGAATACGACGTGTCGCCATGGCTTGCCTTTCTCGGCTGCGTGGCAACCGGCGTCGCCTTCGGCGCGGTGAATGCCTTTCTGATCGTGCGTCTGGGCATGGTGCCGTTCATCGTCACGCTTGGCACCCTTGTGGCGGGCCGCGGGCTTGGCCTGCAATTGACCGAGTCCCGTGGCGTCATGCTGCCCAACGACATGCTGCGCTTCGGCTCGGGCGACACCTTCGGGGTCCCGAACCCGATCCTCGTTTTTCTGATCGTGGCGGTGTTTGCGCAGATCCTGCTGTCGTCAACGCCCATCGGGCGGCACATCTACGCCGTGGGCGCTGATGCAAAGGCCGCGGAAAAGGCCGGGATTGGCAAGGGCCGGACGGTGGCTGCGGCCTACCTGATCTGTGGCGGCTGTGCCGGATTGGGCGGTTTTGTCGGCGTGTCGCAGCTTGGGATCGTTAATGCCGGATTCGGTGAGTTTGCGGAGCTTTTGGCCATTGCGGCTGCGGTTCTTGGTGGCACGTCCCTTTTCGGCGGTGTGGGCAGTGTGTTGCCGGGGACGGTCCTGGGGGCCGTCTTGATCCAGATGGTCCAATCGGGCCTCGTGTTTCTCCGCGTCGACATCTATCTCCAACCGCTGATCCAGGCCTTCATCATCTTTGTTGCCGTGATCCTCGACAGTGTCAGAAACGCTATTCTCGGGCGCATGGCACGGCGCATGATCAGGGTTGAGGGAAAAGACTGA
- a CDS encoding sugar ABC transporter ATP-binding protein, with protein sequence MRAPTLEYRNMSKSFFGVPAVRGVDLTLAPGTILALIGENGAGKSTMMNMLGGVLEPDAGTMTLDGQPYAPAKPADATAAGIAFIHQELNLFENLSIAENVFIDRMPRTGPFVRRRAMEREAAKMLARVGLDVSSDTKVERLAPGERQLVEIAKALASGARIIILDEPTTSLTNRETERLFAVLRELRSEGCSMIYISHVLQHVLDLADDVVVLRDGTHVGGGPIADFDVPRMISMMVGREIDQLFPQRTVPAGEDVVLSLEGVSQPGICRDVSLQVHKGEVLGIFGLMGAGRTELARIVFGLDPHVDGTVTLNGDQLSGGPRERIASGMAFVTEDRRAEGLLMDSDIRENMGLVALPRFKGGGGFLSQQRLLESAREIGAKLRLKAADESLSQPCRSLSGGNQQKVVIGKWLVDRPALLIMDEPTRGIDVGAKYEVFTIMNELAAEGTGILYVSSELEELMGVADRILVMREGEVAGRFEKDDYTTEGILASAFGSKEAAA encoded by the coding sequence ATGCGCGCACCGACCCTTGAATACCGCAATATGTCGAAATCGTTTTTCGGGGTGCCGGCTGTCCGGGGCGTCGATCTGACGCTTGCACCCGGCACGATCCTTGCGCTCATCGGTGAGAATGGCGCTGGGAAATCCACGATGATGAACATGCTTGGCGGCGTGTTGGAGCCCGATGCAGGCACCATGACCCTCGACGGGCAGCCCTATGCCCCAGCAAAGCCCGCCGATGCGACGGCCGCCGGGATTGCGTTTATCCACCAGGAGTTGAACCTGTTCGAGAACCTCTCCATCGCGGAAAATGTGTTCATCGACCGAATGCCCCGCACCGGTCCCTTTGTCCGGCGCCGCGCGATGGAGCGGGAGGCGGCCAAGATGCTGGCGCGCGTTGGGCTGGACGTGTCCTCCGACACCAAGGTCGAACGTCTCGCGCCCGGTGAGCGGCAACTCGTGGAGATCGCCAAGGCGCTGGCCTCGGGCGCCCGCATCATCATCCTGGATGAGCCGACGACATCCCTGACCAACCGCGAGACCGAGCGGCTGTTCGCGGTGCTGCGCGAATTACGGAGCGAAGGCTGCTCAATGATCTACATTTCCCACGTTCTCCAGCATGTCCTTGATCTTGCCGATGACGTGGTGGTTCTGCGCGATGGCACCCATGTCGGCGGTGGCCCGATTGCCGACTTCGATGTGCCACGTATGATTTCCATGATGGTCGGGCGAGAGATCGACCAGCTTTTTCCGCAGCGGACAGTTCCGGCGGGCGAGGATGTGGTGCTGTCTCTGGAGGGTGTCAGCCAGCCCGGCATTTGCCGCGATGTCTCCCTCCAGGTCCACAAGGGAGAGGTGCTTGGCATCTTTGGTCTGATGGGGGCGGGGCGGACCGAGCTGGCGCGCATTGTCTTCGGCCTTGATCCCCATGTTGACGGCACCGTGACCCTGAACGGCGACCAGCTTTCGGGCGGCCCACGAGAGCGGATCGCCAGCGGCATGGCCTTCGTGACCGAAGATCGTCGCGCCGAAGGTCTGCTGATGGACAGTGACATCCGGGAGAACATGGGCCTTGTCGCACTGCCACGCTTCAAGGGCGGGGGCGGGTTTCTGAGCCAACAGCGTCTTTTGGAGAGTGCCCGGGAGATCGGCGCCAAGCTGCGGCTGAAAGCGGCGGATGAAAGCCTGTCCCAGCCGTGCCGAAGCCTGTCCGGCGGCAATCAGCAGAAGGTCGTCATCGGCAAATGGCTCGTCGACCGGCCCGCGCTCCTAATCATGGATGAGCCGACCCGGGGCATCGATGTGGGCGCGAAATACGAGGTTTTCACGATCATGAACGAACTGGCAGCCGAGGGAACCGGCATCCTCTACGTTTCATCCGAGCTGGAAGAACTGATGGGCGTCGCCGACCGCATCCTGGTCATGCGTGAAGGGGAGGTCGCGGGCCGTTTCGAAAAGGATGACTACACGACGGAAGGCATTCTCGCCTCCGCCTTCGGAAGCAAGGAGGCTGCCGCATGA
- a CDS encoding ABC transporter permease — protein sequence MSTTEKTGGAPALSKGAAGGSTSGPLSRLARAILMSEQFVLILCALLFVAVLPFVPRIASGGNISNLLSNYWPLLAIAVGQTYVMILGGIDLSQIAVVAVASVLGAAVMTAGVDPVLFERSVLWGWALSDEGGLAAGGWWTVPAGATVMIVSGAVIGAIAGFVIAVFRVPAFMMTLVSLLFFSAVAVWLTRSENVTGLPETFGAIADRGAYGFLSWSMLICGGLAVAAHLLLTRTVFGRWVYATGMNPEAARISGVPVRRVIFWCYVISGVCAAVGALIYSARLEMGRPAFGDNLNLLLDVIGATVIGGTSLFGGRGKILWTAYGVILFVLLSNALNLLNLTYFTVLMVKGGVILAAAWLDVKRRALLGVS from the coding sequence GTGAGCACAACCGAAAAAACCGGCGGCGCGCCCGCCTTGTCCAAAGGGGCCGCAGGTGGAAGCACAAGCGGCCCCCTTTCTCGCCTCGCGCGCGCAATCCTGATGTCGGAGCAGTTTGTCCTGATCCTGTGCGCGCTTTTGTTTGTCGCGGTGCTTCCTTTCGTGCCGCGCATCGCGAGTGGGGGAAACATATCAAACCTTCTCTCCAATTACTGGCCGCTTCTGGCCATTGCGGTCGGCCAGACATACGTGATGATCCTTGGGGGCATCGACCTGAGCCAAATCGCGGTGGTCGCGGTCGCCAGCGTGCTCGGCGCCGCCGTCATGACCGCGGGCGTCGATCCCGTCCTGTTTGAAAGATCAGTTCTGTGGGGATGGGCGCTGAGCGACGAGGGGGGGCTCGCCGCCGGGGGATGGTGGACGGTCCCCGCCGGGGCGACGGTGATGATCGTGTCCGGCGCGGTCATCGGTGCCATCGCGGGGTTTGTGATCGCCGTGTTCCGCGTGCCGGCCTTCATGATGACGTTGGTGTCACTGCTCTTCTTTTCCGCTGTGGCGGTCTGGTTGACGCGATCGGAAAATGTCACCGGCCTTCCTGAGACGTTCGGCGCGATTGCCGACCGAGGCGCCTATGGCTTTCTATCCTGGTCGATGCTGATCTGCGGCGGCCTCGCCGTCGCGGCGCATTTGCTGCTGACGCGCACGGTCTTCGGGCGTTGGGTTTATGCCACGGGCATGAACCCCGAGGCGGCGCGCATCTCCGGCGTGCCGGTCCGCCGGGTGATCTTCTGGTGCTACGTGATTTCGGGTGTCTGTGCGGCCGTCGGCGCGCTGATCTATTCCGCGCGCCTGGAAATGGGACGCCCCGCCTTTGGTGACAACCTCAATCTTCTCCTGGATGTGATCGGCGCGACCGTGATTGGCGGCACATCCCTGTTCGGAGGGCGCGGCAAGATCCTGTGGACGGCCTACGGCGTGATCCTGTTCGTGCTGCTGTCGAACGCGCTCAACCTGCTGAACCTCACCTACTTTACGGTGCTGATGGTGAAGGGCGGTGTCATCCTTGCGGCGGCATGGCTCGACGTGAAGCGCCGTGCCTTGCTGGGAGTATCCTGA